A DNA window from Burkholderiales bacterium contains the following coding sequences:
- a CDS encoding HisA/HisF-related TIM barrel protein — protein sequence MKIIPVLDLMHGQVVRADRGERHAYRPIESQLCKGSNALEIASALLQLHPFTTLYIADIDAIEGNGNNLAIIENLCARFPALELWVDAGIADLAALAAWQKRKLGHAVIGSESRPDMKLLRRLGQDGEALYPLLSLDFKGSRFRGDEQLLNRTELWFEHVIAMTLSRVGSGAGPDLALLRSIQRRAPQKKFYAAGGVRDARDLESLRQAGARGVLLARALHERRLTPGELAAWAAVTGATGAP from the coding sequence ATGAAAATTATTCCAGTTCTGGATTTAATGCACGGCCAGGTGGTGCGCGCCGATCGCGGCGAGCGCCACGCCTACCGTCCGATTGAATCGCAGTTATGCAAAGGCAGCAACGCGCTCGAAATCGCTTCTGCACTGCTACAACTCCATCCCTTCACTACGCTATACATCGCCGACATCGACGCGATAGAAGGCAACGGCAACAATCTGGCGATCATCGAGAATTTGTGCGCGCGCTTCCCGGCGCTCGAACTATGGGTTGACGCCGGCATTGCCGACCTTGCAGCCCTCGCCGCGTGGCAAAAAAGAAAACTGGGCCATGCCGTCATCGGCAGCGAATCCAGGCCCGATATGAAATTGCTGCGCCGCCTCGGCCAAGACGGCGAGGCGCTTTACCCGCTGCTGTCGCTGGATTTCAAGGGTTCACGTTTCCGCGGCGACGAACAACTCCTCAACCGGACGGAACTCTGGTTTGAGCACGTCATCGCGATGACGCTCTCCCGCGTAGGCAGCGGCGCAGGGCCGGATCTCGCGTTGCTGCGTTCGATACAGCGCCGCGCCCCGCAAAAAAAATTCTACGCCGCGGGCGGCGTGCGCGATGCGCGCGACCTTGAATCCCTAAGGCAAGCAGGCGCGCGCGGCGTGCTGCTCGCCCGCGCCCTGCACGAGCGCCGCCTCACGCCGGGCGAGCTTGCCGCATGGGCTGCCGTCACCGGAGCAACGGGCGCGCCGTGA
- a CDS encoding ATP-grasp domain-containing protein, with translation MRIFVYEHITGGGLLDQALPARLAREGGVMLTALLRDLADIPDVEIITSRDPRLPALNQPAKVLVPQNAEEAAFVFRDGVAMADAVWPIAPETAGVLERLSRTVLEQDKILLGSHPEAVRLAASKLATSRRLARHGISAVPTHAVTDRISDTAEGWVVKPDDGAGCGDTHWFSTLQAAQHWLSRATGAEHYVLQPFIPGKALSLSLLCRAGQAFLLSCNCQRIVIEDDSFHFLGSQVNAAPDSQGAFADLAQRVTAAIPGLWGYVGIDLVQSGTGVVVMEVNPRLTTSYAGLHQALNCNPAALVLRLLDERSPLRLPEFSASRVDVEIEAAHAV, from the coding sequence ATGCGTATCTTCGTATACGAGCATATTACCGGCGGCGGCCTGCTTGACCAAGCGCTGCCTGCCCGGCTGGCGCGCGAAGGCGGCGTGATGCTCACGGCGCTGCTGCGCGACCTGGCCGATATTCCCGATGTGGAAATCATCACCAGCCGTGACCCGCGCCTGCCCGCGCTCAACCAACCCGCAAAAGTCCTGGTTCCGCAAAACGCTGAAGAAGCGGCTTTTGTTTTTCGCGATGGCGTGGCAATGGCGGATGCGGTGTGGCCGATCGCCCCGGAAACCGCTGGGGTTCTGGAGCGCCTGAGCCGCACTGTGCTGGAGCAGGACAAAATTTTGCTTGGCAGTCATCCCGAAGCGGTGCGGCTTGCCGCAAGCAAGCTTGCTACCTCGCGGCGGCTAGCTCGCCACGGGATTTCCGCGGTTCCCACGCACGCCGTAACCGACCGCATTTCCGATACGGCGGAAGGCTGGGTGGTGAAACCCGATGACGGCGCGGGTTGCGGCGACACCCATTGGTTTTCCACGCTTCAAGCGGCCCAACACTGGCTGTCCCGGGCGACCGGTGCGGAGCATTACGTGTTGCAACCGTTCATTCCTGGAAAAGCGTTGAGCCTTTCCCTATTGTGCCGCGCCGGCCAGGCTTTTCTTTTGAGCTGCAATTGCCAGCGCATCGTGATCGAGGACGATAGCTTTCATTTTTTAGGCAGCCAGGTCAATGCGGCGCCCGATTCACAAGGTGCATTTGCCGATTTGGCGCAGCGTGTAACCGCCGCCATTCCGGGGTTGTGGGGTTATGTCGGCATTGATCTGGTGCAAAGCGGAACGGGCGTGGTGGTGATGGAAGTCAATCCCCGGCTCACCACGTCTTACGCCGGATTGCATCAAGCGCTCAACTGCAATCCCGCCGCGCTGGTGTTGCGCCTGCTCGACGAACGGAGCCCGCTGCGTCTGCCCGAATTTTCCGCGTCCAGAGTTGATGTGGAAATCGAGGCCGCGCATGCCGTATAA
- a CDS encoding hydantoinase/oxoprolinase family protein: MPYKTPDNSIIGWDVGGAHLKAALIDGKGRVHKVLQLPCPLWQGLPHLERALSEALNQLDEPDALHALTMTGELADIFPNRAAGVAAIINLAQKKLQTVKVFAGGKGFVRPAQAKKLAEDVASANWLASAAFAAARVKEALLVDIGSTTTDFILLKNGKVQARGFNDHRRMVYGELVYAGVTRTPVMAAVSRVPFAGEWVGVMAELFATMADVYRLSGELPEAADQMPAADGGEKTVRGSARRLARMVGLDLESAPLADWKGLAAYIAERQLQRLLAACVRQLSSGVVGDKAPLIGAGVGRFVARKLALRCSRGYRDFSSLVQSRLSDAEWVNGCAPAVAVALLARSAAGA; this comes from the coding sequence ATGCCGTATAAAACCCCGGATAACTCCATCATCGGGTGGGATGTAGGCGGCGCGCACCTTAAAGCGGCGTTGATCGATGGCAAGGGCCGCGTGCATAAAGTCCTGCAACTGCCTTGCCCTCTGTGGCAGGGCTTGCCGCATCTTGAGCGGGCGCTGTCGGAGGCGCTGAACCAATTGGACGAACCCGATGCGCTGCACGCTCTCACCATGACCGGGGAACTTGCGGATATCTTTCCCAATCGCGCAGCCGGCGTGGCCGCCATTATTAATCTGGCGCAAAAAAAATTGCAGACCGTGAAAGTTTTCGCCGGAGGCAAAGGTTTTGTGCGCCCGGCGCAGGCGAAGAAGCTCGCAGAAGACGTGGCCTCGGCCAACTGGCTGGCGAGCGCTGCATTCGCCGCTGCCCGGGTCAAAGAAGCGCTGTTGGTGGACATCGGCAGCACCACTACCGATTTTATCCTGCTCAAGAATGGAAAAGTGCAAGCGCGCGGATTCAATGATCACCGGCGCATGGTTTACGGCGAGCTGGTGTATGCCGGTGTTACGCGCACGCCGGTGATGGCGGCGGTCTCCCGCGTGCCGTTTGCCGGGGAGTGGGTGGGCGTGATGGCGGAACTGTTCGCGACGATGGCGGATGTTTATAGACTCAGCGGCGAGCTGCCCGAAGCGGCGGACCAGATGCCTGCGGCGGATGGCGGAGAAAAAACCGTGCGCGGCAGCGCCAGAAGGCTGGCGCGCATGGTGGGCCTGGATTTGGAATCCGCGCCGCTCGCGGACTGGAAAGGTTTGGCCGCTTATATCGCTGAGCGGCAATTACAGCGGCTGCTCGCAGCCTGCGTGCGCCAGTTGTCTTCAGGAGTCGTCGGCGACAAGGCGCCGCTGATAGGCGCGGGCGTGGGGCGCTTTGTGGCGCGGAAGCTGGCTCTGCGCTGCAGCCGCGGCTATCGTGATTTTTCGAGCCTGGTGCAATCCCGTTTGTCCGATGCGGAATGGGTGAATGGCTGCGCTCCCGCGGTGGCAGTGGCGCTGCTGGCAAGAAGCGCGGCAGGCGCATAA
- the pabB gene encoding aminodeoxychorismate synthase component I, with product MPRIAELPYCEDSARLFEAVADLPWAVFLDSGRHFGSQSRYDILVAEPYATLVTRGKVTEIRHNGASELSPEDPFILLKRYLEPAQENHCGLPFSGGALGYFGYDLARRLERLPAIAEDAEKLPEMAIGIYDWALVVDHHARRSCLVSGERDPETRKKWDELAARFSQPAEERHRAPFRITSKIVSNLTHEHYAQAFKRIHDYIRAGDCYQVNLAQRFSAAAAGDPWLAYQALRIINPAPFSAYLNTPYAQILSASPERFLQLRDRQVETKPIKGTRPRAGHPRLDAALAEALRESEKDRAENLMIVDLLRNDLGKSCETGSVKVPKLFEVEGFATVHHLVSTVTGTLAKDKSALDLLRGCFPGGSITGAPKLRAMQIIEELEPHRRGVYCGTIGYIGFDGGMDSNIVIRTLVYSAGTIRFWAGGGIVADSRMEDEYQETFDKAAAMLRLLEQILMADVGH from the coding sequence ATGCCGCGCATCGCCGAACTCCCGTATTGCGAAGACAGCGCCCGACTGTTCGAGGCGGTGGCCGATTTGCCGTGGGCGGTGTTTCTCGACAGCGGCAGGCACTTCGGCTCGCAATCGCGTTACGATATTCTGGTGGCGGAGCCCTATGCCACGCTGGTCACGCGCGGCAAAGTGACCGAAATACGCCATAACGGCGCAAGTGAGCTTTCCCCCGAAGACCCTTTCATCCTGCTTAAGCGCTATCTCGAGCCTGCGCAGGAAAACCATTGCGGTTTGCCTTTCAGCGGCGGAGCACTGGGTTATTTCGGCTATGATCTGGCGCGCCGGCTGGAACGGCTGCCGGCGATTGCCGAAGACGCGGAGAAACTCCCGGAAATGGCTATCGGCATTTACGACTGGGCGCTGGTGGTGGACCATCACGCGCGCCGCAGCTGTCTGGTAAGCGGGGAACGCGACCCGGAAACCCGGAAAAAATGGGATGAGCTGGCGGCGCGTTTCAGCCAGCCGGCGGAAGAACGCCATCGCGCGCCGTTCCGGATAACGAGCAAGATCGTTTCCAACCTCACGCACGAGCATTATGCGCAGGCTTTCAAGCGTATTCACGACTACATCCGCGCCGGCGATTGCTACCAGGTGAATCTCGCGCAAAGATTTTCCGCCGCCGCCGCAGGCGATCCGTGGCTAGCTTACCAGGCGCTGCGCATCATCAATCCGGCGCCGTTTTCCGCTTATCTCAACACCCCTTACGCGCAAATCCTGAGCGCTTCCCCCGAGCGTTTTCTCCAACTCAGGGACCGTCAAGTCGAGACTAAACCGATCAAGGGCACACGGCCGCGCGCCGGGCATCCGCGCCTGGATGCGGCGCTCGCCGAAGCGCTGCGCGAAAGCGAGAAAGACCGCGCCGAAAACCTGATGATTGTGGATTTGCTGAGAAACGACCTCGGCAAATCATGTGAAACCGGCTCGGTCAAAGTGCCGAAACTGTTTGAGGTGGAGGGCTTCGCCACGGTGCATCATCTGGTGAGCACGGTGACCGGCACACTGGCAAAAGACAAAAGCGCGCTGGATTTGCTGCGCGGTTGTTTTCCGGGAGGCTCGATTACCGGCGCGCCGAAACTGCGCGCGATGCAGATTATCGAGGAACTCGAGCCGCACCGCCGCGGCGTGTATTGCGGCACCATCGGCTACATCGGCTTTGACGGCGGCATGGACAGCAACATCGTCATCCGCACCCTGGTTTATTCCGCGGGCACCATACGCTTCTGGGCGGGAGGCGGCATCGTCGCTGATTCGCGCATGGAAGACGAGTACCAGGAAACTTTCGACAAAGCCGCGGCTATGCTGCGGCTGCTTGAGCAGATTTTGATGGCCGATGTGGGTCATTAG
- a CDS encoding aspartate kinase, translating into MWVIKLGGSLANYPDDLRRWLKELAAAGRGRVVIVPGGGIFAAAVCEAQKILGFDDIAAHAMGLRAMEQYGLMLCKLQKSLVQAFTEAEIRKALQKNQVPVWSPVQTLAAEDLPQSWDVTSDSLAAWLAKRLKAEHLVLVKSCVLPNGKVQAAELSKNGIVDVAFPSLIQGAAFDTWLLGRKDYSGVRSLLIEKKAGGAEVCC; encoded by the coding sequence ATGTGGGTCATTAAGCTCGGCGGTAGCCTCGCGAATTATCCCGACGATTTGAGGCGCTGGCTGAAAGAGCTCGCGGCAGCGGGCCGGGGCCGGGTGGTCATCGTTCCCGGCGGCGGAATTTTTGCCGCCGCGGTGTGCGAGGCCCAGAAAATATTGGGCTTCGATGATATCGCCGCCCATGCCATGGGGTTGCGGGCCATGGAGCAGTACGGCCTCATGCTGTGCAAACTGCAAAAGAGCCTGGTACAGGCTTTCACCGAAGCTGAAATCCGAAAGGCACTGCAAAAAAATCAGGTACCGGTCTGGTCGCCGGTCCAAACCCTCGCCGCCGAAGATTTACCTCAAAGTTGGGACGTGACTTCCGACAGCCTCGCCGCCTGGCTTGCCAAGCGTTTGAAGGCAGAACATCTCGTCCTCGTGAAATCTTGCGTGCTGCCCAATGGAAAAGTACAAGCGGCGGAGCTTTCAAAAAACGGGATTGTGGATGTTGCATTCCCGAGCCTTATTCAAGGTGCGGCGTTTGATACCTGGTTGCTGGGCCGGAAAGATTATTCCGGGGTTCGCTCATTGCTCATTGAAAAAAAGGCCGGCGGCGCGGAGGTGTGCTGCTAG
- a CDS encoding phage holin family protein gives MLNNLIPFLLHWGILALSLWVASHIFHGVSFDSKSALIVSALLLGFVNAILRPVLILFTLPLTVITFGFFLLVINALMVLLVSSLVRGFKVSGFWTAFFASIFISVLSFLVSFFIFGGASGFEPASSHISV, from the coding sequence ATGTTAAACAATCTGATTCCGTTCCTCTTGCACTGGGGAATTCTTGCGCTTTCGCTGTGGGTGGCAAGCCATATCTTTCACGGTGTTTCATTTGACAGCAAGTCGGCTTTGATCGTTTCCGCGCTGCTGCTGGGATTCGTCAACGCGATACTCCGTCCGGTTCTTATTCTGTTCACATTGCCGTTGACCGTCATTACGTTCGGATTCTTCCTGCTCGTTATCAATGCGCTCATGGTCCTGCTGGTTTCTTCGCTGGTGCGCGGCTTCAAGGTCTCCGGGTTCTGGACCGCATTCTTTGCCAGCATCTTTATTTCCGTCCTCAGCTTCCTGGTAAGCTTTTTCATATTCGGCGGCGCCTCCGGATTCGAGCCGGCAAGCAGCCATATCTCGGTGTAG
- a CDS encoding phospholipase A, whose protein sequence is MNLRAITSTHSASAISIAILLFTANSSWAASLADYAQCAQIADEAERLKCYDALTKEAPDLPAPATEAESLSAAEQIAKTITATPLAQRWELDDETKGGTFNLRPHKPNYFLPVRYSSSPNNQPFSPSSGPVPQQPALDHAEVKFQLSFKTKIAENLFSDRADLWFAYTQQSHWQAYQEHPAFRETDYEPEIMLVFRTDYDLLGMKGRFINFGLVHQSNGRRGVLERGWNRAYLQFGYERGGFVLMVRPWWRIPEKTSSDDNPDISSYLGYGDVLAAYKRGEQTYSLLLRNNLSVNNNRGAVQFSWSFPIWSRLKGYVQLFSGYGESLIDYNHRQNTIGIGVVLTDWM, encoded by the coding sequence ATGAACTTGCGTGCCATTACTTCAACCCATTCCGCCTCAGCAATTTCAATCGCAATTCTTTTATTTACTGCAAATAGTTCTTGGGCCGCTTCGCTTGCTGATTATGCGCAATGCGCGCAGATTGCCGACGAGGCCGAACGCTTGAAGTGTTATGATGCGCTCACAAAAGAAGCCCCCGACTTGCCTGCACCGGCAACTGAAGCAGAATCACTGTCCGCAGCAGAGCAAATAGCCAAGACCATCACAGCTACGCCATTGGCGCAGCGCTGGGAGCTCGATGACGAAACCAAAGGAGGGACGTTCAATCTTCGTCCGCATAAACCGAATTACTTCCTGCCGGTCCGCTACAGCTCATCGCCGAACAACCAGCCCTTCAGCCCGTCGAGCGGTCCCGTGCCGCAGCAACCGGCGCTGGATCATGCCGAAGTCAAGTTCCAGCTGAGCTTCAAAACGAAAATAGCAGAAAATCTGTTCTCAGATCGTGCCGATCTGTGGTTCGCCTATACGCAGCAGTCACACTGGCAGGCATACCAGGAGCATCCCGCATTCCGGGAAACCGATTACGAGCCCGAAATCATGCTGGTGTTCCGCACCGATTACGATTTGCTCGGAATGAAAGGGCGTTTTATCAATTTCGGCCTGGTGCACCAATCGAACGGCCGCCGCGGGGTATTGGAGCGCGGTTGGAACCGGGCCTATCTCCAGTTCGGCTACGAACGCGGCGGTTTCGTATTGATGGTCAGGCCATGGTGGCGAATTCCCGAGAAGACTTCGAGCGACGACAATCCGGATATCTCAAGCTACCTGGGATACGGCGACGTGCTCGCCGCCTACAAACGGGGTGAGCAAACCTATTCCCTGCTGCTGCGGAACAATCTGAGTGTCAATAACAACCGCGGCGCGGTGCAGTTTAGTTGGAGCTTCCCGATCTGGAGCAGATTGAAAGGCTACGTGCAACTGTTCTCGGGCTACGGCGAGAGCCTGATTGACTATAATCATCGCCAAAACACCATCGGGATCGGGGTCGTATTGACTGACTGGATGTAG
- a CDS encoding MIP family channel protein, whose protein sequence is MPSLPLKQLGAEAIGTFCLVFAGTGAIIINDISGGVISHVGIALTFGLVVLAMIYAIGDISGAHINPAVTIAFFAARRLPARFVLPYIASQSLGALLASGLLRLLFSTQANLGTTIPADSIWQSFVLEFILTFILMFVILGVSTGAKEKGLTAGIAVGAVIALEALFAGPISGASMNPARSLGPAIVSLQFSSLWIYLAAPVLGAIAAVSACRCVRETGCCTSAEAQGTQ, encoded by the coding sequence ATGCCATCACTACCGCTCAAACAACTCGGCGCCGAAGCGATCGGCACGTTTTGCCTTGTCTTTGCCGGCACGGGTGCCATCATCATCAACGACATCAGCGGCGGGGTCATTTCACACGTTGGTATCGCGCTCACGTTCGGCCTCGTTGTCCTCGCAATGATCTACGCCATCGGCGATATCTCTGGCGCACACATAAATCCCGCTGTCACGATTGCCTTTTTTGCCGCTCGGCGTCTTCCCGCTCGCTTCGTCTTGCCGTACATCGCCAGTCAAAGCCTCGGTGCGTTGCTCGCAAGCGGTTTGCTCCGTTTACTCTTCTCGACACAGGCCAACCTCGGCACGACAATCCCTGCCGATTCCATCTGGCAATCGTTTGTGCTGGAGTTCATCCTCACTTTCATCCTCATGTTCGTCATCCTTGGAGTATCAACTGGCGCTAAAGAGAAAGGGTTAACCGCCGGAATCGCTGTCGGAGCCGTCATTGCACTGGAAGCCCTCTTTGCTGGCCCGATATCGGGCGCCTCAATGAATCCGGCGCGATCACTCGGCCCCGCTATCGTCTCATTGCAATTTTCAAGCCTATGGATTTATTTGGCCGCACCTGTTCTTGGTGCGATTGCTGCTGTTTCTGCCTGCCGGTGTGTGCGTGAAACCGGTTGTTGCACATCAGCGGAAGCCCAAGGAACACAATGA
- a CDS encoding arsenate reductase ArsC, which yields MTAQTPKRLLFVCVENANRSQMAEAFARIHGGTHIEAYSAGSRPAGQINLKAIAAMQELGYDLTQHHSNSLSDIPNVEYDFVATMGCGDACPFVRAKRREDWNIPDPKHMELDEFRSVRDDIEQKVKSVLTTLLQEDVAPKDA from the coding sequence ATGACCGCCCAAACGCCAAAACGCCTGCTGTTTGTCTGCGTCGAAAACGCCAATCGTAGTCAAATGGCCGAGGCCTTTGCGCGCATTCACGGTGGCACACACATTGAAGCGTACAGTGCTGGGTCGCGTCCTGCCGGTCAAATCAACCTCAAAGCAATCGCTGCAATGCAAGAACTTGGTTACGATCTTACGCAACATCATTCAAACTCACTGTCCGATATTCCGAATGTGGAATATGATTTTGTCGCAACGATGGGCTGTGGTGATGCGTGCCCATTCGTCCGCGCCAAGCGACGCGAAGATTGGAATATTCCAGACCCAAAGCATATGGAACTCGACGAGTTTCGCTCCGTACGCGACGACATCGAGCAAAAAGTCAAAAGCGTCCTCACCACGTTGTTGCAAGAAGACGTCGCCCCCAAAGATGCCTAA
- a CDS encoding SRPBCC domain-containing protein — protein MRTVIRQTVVLPASAEALFEMYLDPSAHAAITGARVVIGDEPGAKFQAFDCALTGTILKVVRPRLIVQSWRSTEFKSENPDSTLILYFSPEGDKGRIDLIHLDVPDHDYDGVTQGWEKYYWVPWRKYLESR, from the coding sequence ATGAGAACTGTCATTCGTCAAACCGTGGTATTACCGGCTTCGGCTGAAGCACTTTTTGAAATGTATTTAGATCCCTCCGCACACGCAGCCATTACGGGTGCGCGAGTCGTTATTGGAGACGAACCAGGTGCCAAGTTCCAGGCTTTCGACTGCGCTTTGACCGGCACGATTCTTAAAGTGGTAAGGCCGAGGCTGATTGTGCAGTCGTGGCGGTCCACCGAATTTAAGTCGGAGAATCCGGATTCCACTTTGATACTGTACTTCTCGCCGGAAGGAGATAAAGGGCGAATTGACCTGATTCACCTGGATGTGCCCGACCATGACTACGATGGGGTAACCCAAGGCTGGGAGAAATACTACTGGGTGCCTTGGCGCAAATATTTGGAAAGCCGGTAA
- a CDS encoding type II toxin-antitoxin system Phd/YefM family antitoxin, whose product MAGEIRKSRRKEIALSEIKDDLSRYLREAEKQEILITRHGKPAGVLIGFQSEDDWFDYRLENDPRFLERVEKARRSLRAGHGVKIENLKA is encoded by the coding sequence ATGGCTGGCGAGATTCGGAAATCCCGGAGGAAGGAAATAGCGTTATCGGAAATCAAGGATGATTTGTCCCGTTATCTTCGAGAAGCGGAGAAACAGGAAATCCTGATTACCCGTCACGGAAAACCCGCAGGGGTTCTAATTGGCTTTCAGTCGGAGGATGATTGGTTCGACTACCGACTGGAGAACGACCCTCGTTTTCTTGAACGTGTCGAGAAGGCGCGCAGGAGCCTGCGCGCAGGTCACGGAGTCAAAATCGAGAATCTGAAAGCTTAG
- a CDS encoding (5-formylfuran-3-yl)methyl phosphate synthase has protein sequence MTRLLVSVKSLDEARIALECGADIIDFKDPANGALGALPSDTVREAVQWVNRRCPVSATLGDLPMEPATLVQAVKKAAAGVDFVKVGFFPHGDSRACIHALARHARRVGLVAVLFADCNPDFSLVEDLAQAGFAGVMLDTADKTQGGLRRHWDDAGLRHFVKRAQRLSLITGLAGSLQLEDVPDLIKLGPDYLGFRGALCAGTERSRGLQASRVSVLRHAIPRLSADSSMAAIR, from the coding sequence ATGACCCGACTCCTGGTGAGCGTGAAATCGCTGGATGAAGCGCGCATCGCCCTGGAGTGCGGCGCCGACATCATTGACTTCAAAGATCCGGCCAACGGCGCGCTGGGCGCGCTGCCTTCCGACACCGTTCGGGAAGCGGTGCAATGGGTCAACCGCCGCTGCCCGGTGAGCGCCACCCTCGGCGACCTGCCGATGGAACCCGCGACGCTGGTGCAAGCGGTTAAGAAAGCGGCGGCGGGCGTGGATTTTGTGAAGGTCGGGTTTTTCCCGCACGGCGATTCCCGCGCCTGCATCCATGCGCTGGCGCGCCATGCGCGGCGGGTTGGCCTCGTCGCGGTGCTGTTCGCGGATTGCAATCCGGATTTCTCCCTCGTCGAAGATTTGGCGCAAGCGGGCTTTGCCGGCGTCATGCTCGACACTGCGGACAAAACACAAGGCGGGTTGCGCCGGCATTGGGACGACGCCGGCCTGCGCCATTTCGTGAAAAGAGCGCAGCGCTTGAGCTTAATCACCGGCCTTGCCGGATCGCTGCAGCTCGAAGACGTTCCCGATCTGATCAAGCTTGGCCCCGACTACCTGGGGTTCCGCGGCGCCTTGTGCGCGGGAACAGAAAGAAGCCGCGGTTTGCAGGCATCCCGGGTCTCCGTCTTGCGCCATGCAATTCCCCGCTTGTCAGCCGACAGCAGTATGGCGGCCATTAGATGA
- a CDS encoding DUF447 domain-containing protein: MIHETIVTTQAQDRRIHIAPMGIREESGLIVLTPFRPSTTLDNVLANGHAVLNSCDDVRIFAGCLTNRRDWPTVSADKVPGVRLAAALAHWELKLEKIEEDELRPRLLCRVMHQVSHSPFRGFNRAQAAVLEAAILVSRLHLLPWEKIEAEVKYLAIAISKTAGPREQEAWGWLMEKIKAHRATLRHSSIA, encoded by the coding sequence ATGATCCACGAGACTATCGTCACCACCCAGGCGCAAGACCGCCGCATCCACATCGCGCCGATGGGAATCCGCGAGGAAAGCGGCCTCATTGTGCTCACGCCCTTCCGCCCTTCCACCACTTTGGACAATGTGCTCGCCAACGGCCATGCCGTGCTCAACTCCTGCGACGACGTGCGCATCTTTGCTGGATGCCTGACCAACCGCCGCGATTGGCCGACTGTTTCTGCGGACAAGGTGCCGGGCGTCAGGCTCGCGGCGGCGCTGGCTCACTGGGAATTGAAGCTGGAAAAAATAGAAGAGGACGAACTGCGCCCCCGGCTTTTATGCCGGGTGATGCACCAAGTCTCCCACTCGCCGTTTCGCGGCTTTAACCGCGCCCAGGCGGCAGTGCTGGAAGCGGCGATCCTGGTTTCGCGCTTGCATCTGCTGCCCTGGGAAAAAATCGAAGCCGAGGTGAAATACCTCGCCATCGCCATCAGCAAGACCGCGGGGCCCCGCGAACAAGAGGCCTGGGGCTGGCTCATGGAAAAAATCAAAGCGCACCGCGCGACACTCAGGCACAGCAGCATCGCATGA